From one Stieleria sp. JC731 genomic stretch:
- a CDS encoding PQQ-binding-like beta-propeller repeat protein, whose amino-acid sequence MHKRFTSLLITLLGLSSFAAADTPSFPSSDWPWWRGQTRQGVASADQTPPMTWSETENVAWKTPIPGRGHGSPILLNDRIYLITADQERRAELLLCLDRKTGKQIWETVVHQGEFFKTSGREANQKASWASSTPATDGERIFVNFYNDQAVYTSAINLDGELDWQTRLCDYQIHQGYGSSPAIYENLVIASADNKAGGSIVAMDRQTGEVAWRRDRPAKPNYASPIILNVSGKDQLLLTGCDLVTSLDPTTGKTNWEIEGATTECVTSTVTDGKHIFTSGGYPKNHVAAVLADGSGTIDWEVNTRNYVPSMLEKDGYLYMSLDAGVATCVNAEDGETMWKSRLGGEFTASPVLAGNLIYATNEDGTTFVFKADPEDFEKLAENKLDGTTFATPVICDGKIYIRLAKDQDGTKQEYLYCIGTEQ is encoded by the coding sequence ATGCACAAGCGTTTCACTTCGCTATTGATAACCCTCCTCGGCCTATCCTCGTTTGCCGCTGCCGATACTCCTAGCTTTCCTTCGTCGGATTGGCCTTGGTGGCGAGGACAGACCCGCCAGGGTGTTGCCTCGGCCGACCAAACGCCGCCGATGACATGGAGCGAAACGGAAAACGTTGCCTGGAAGACACCTATCCCAGGACGCGGCCACGGCTCCCCAATTCTGCTGAACGATCGCATCTATTTGATCACTGCCGATCAGGAACGCCGTGCGGAGCTGCTGCTATGCCTGGACCGGAAAACTGGCAAGCAGATTTGGGAAACGGTCGTACACCAAGGCGAATTCTTCAAAACCAGTGGACGCGAAGCCAACCAGAAGGCTTCCTGGGCCTCATCCACACCGGCAACCGACGGTGAGCGAATCTTTGTCAACTTCTACAACGACCAAGCGGTCTACACCAGCGCCATCAACCTTGACGGAGAGCTGGATTGGCAAACTCGTCTTTGTGACTACCAAATCCACCAAGGATATGGTTCCTCACCTGCGATCTACGAAAACCTTGTCATCGCGTCAGCGGACAACAAGGCCGGCGGCAGCATCGTCGCCATGGATCGCCAGACAGGCGAAGTCGCTTGGCGACGTGATCGCCCCGCGAAGCCGAACTATGCGTCACCGATCATCTTGAACGTCAGCGGTAAAGACCAATTGCTGCTTACCGGCTGCGACCTCGTCACCAGCCTCGATCCAACAACCGGAAAAACGAACTGGGAAATCGAAGGCGCGACGACAGAATGCGTGACTTCGACGGTGACCGATGGCAAGCATATTTTCACCAGCGGCGGCTATCCAAAGAATCACGTTGCTGCAGTCTTGGCGGACGGATCAGGCACCATCGATTGGGAAGTCAACACGCGGAACTATGTTCCATCAATGCTGGAAAAAGATGGTTACCTTTACATGTCACTGGATGCTGGCGTTGCAACATGCGTGAATGCCGAAGACGGTGAAACGATGTGGAAAAGTCGCCTCGGCGGCGAATTCACCGCCTCACCAGTGCTGGCAGGCAACTTGATCTACGCCACCAACGAGGATGGCACAACATTCGTTTTCAAAGCCGACCCAGAAGACTTTGAAAAGCTAGCCGAGAACAAGTTGGACGGAACCACATTCGCAACGCCAGTGATCTGCGACGGCAAGATTTATATCCGACTGGCAAAAGACCAAGACGGCACGAAGCAGGAATACCTTTACTGCATCGGGACAGAGCAATAG
- a CDS encoding FAD-dependent oxidoreductase: MECESFDDLGGWKLDTQFIQQMGSPYLLAHGLGKPVDDATKEVKIKQSGTYRVWVRTFDWVARWDAAGSPGKFELSIGGNKLARTFGTEGKQWSWHDGGSVELPEGNVELRLHDLTGFDGRCDCVYLTSDLEATPPPTGGVLSQWRRDQLGLPETPAERGPYDLVVVGGGYAGMASAISAARMGCRVALVQDRGVLGGNGSSEVRVWAMGNIRRGKFPRIGEIVEEFSDKATKSPGRYEEFGDQQKEAIVRAEPQIDLWLNHHVFDAAVDDRKIQSVDALNTKTGEVVRMIGARFADCTGHGWLGQFVGADSDMAPDGRMGMSNMWRWDETESKTEFPETPWALDLKMEDFPYPRDHHGQWFWESGFNKDAIGDAEGIRDWNLRAVYGAFNAMKNRDGATDHANAVLTWVAYVGGPRESNRLLGDVILEQDDIVAKREFPDGCVPSTWSIDLHYPKEEFADKYPDNPFISKAVHDRRVDRMYGYPVPYRCFYSRNIDNLFMAGRNVSVTHQALGTVRVMKTCGMMGEVVGKAASICAANDCSPRDVYEQHLTELLGMLELPGKARRSTPSAPITIDPGALPRASKFGPPTGLDPETLDGIILDDRDAKMEGKWNAGSTGRRYVGYGYQYAGNGSQAKATYTFTAKEDGTYQFGLRSAPFDNRSTSAPVELRHDGAVVESFVNYQGSEDGEFVSVGSLQLKKGDTVEVVQLTDGVKGLVHLDALQVLKKD, from the coding sequence GTGGAATGCGAGAGTTTCGACGATCTGGGTGGCTGGAAATTGGACACCCAGTTCATCCAGCAAATGGGGTCGCCCTATCTGCTTGCTCATGGCCTAGGCAAGCCAGTTGATGACGCGACCAAAGAGGTCAAAATCAAACAATCGGGCACCTACCGCGTGTGGGTACGGACCTTTGATTGGGTGGCACGCTGGGATGCAGCGGGAAGCCCGGGAAAGTTTGAGCTTTCGATCGGAGGCAACAAGCTGGCGCGAACCTTCGGGACCGAAGGCAAGCAATGGTCATGGCACGATGGCGGATCGGTTGAACTTCCCGAAGGCAACGTCGAGCTTCGTCTTCATGACCTAACCGGCTTTGATGGACGCTGCGATTGTGTCTATCTGACATCGGATCTGGAGGCGACGCCCCCGCCAACCGGCGGTGTCCTGTCGCAGTGGCGACGTGATCAATTGGGCCTGCCGGAAACACCAGCCGAACGTGGACCCTATGATCTGGTGGTGGTCGGCGGTGGCTATGCCGGGATGGCTTCGGCGATTAGCGCTGCACGGATGGGATGCCGAGTCGCCTTGGTGCAAGATCGAGGTGTTCTAGGTGGCAATGGCTCGAGCGAAGTTCGGGTCTGGGCGATGGGCAATATCCGCCGCGGCAAGTTTCCTCGTATCGGCGAAATCGTCGAAGAGTTCTCCGACAAAGCGACGAAGTCGCCCGGTCGCTACGAAGAGTTTGGTGACCAGCAGAAGGAAGCGATCGTTCGAGCCGAGCCGCAGATCGATTTGTGGCTGAATCACCATGTTTTTGATGCCGCCGTTGACGACCGAAAAATTCAGTCCGTTGATGCCCTTAATACCAAGACCGGCGAAGTTGTCCGCATGATCGGTGCTCGATTTGCCGACTGCACCGGGCATGGTTGGCTTGGCCAGTTTGTCGGCGCTGACAGTGACATGGCACCGGACGGCCGCATGGGGATGAGCAACATGTGGCGTTGGGATGAGACGGAATCCAAGACTGAGTTCCCGGAAACGCCGTGGGCGCTCGATCTGAAGATGGAAGACTTTCCTTATCCGCGCGATCACCACGGACAATGGTTCTGGGAAAGCGGGTTCAATAAAGACGCGATTGGGGACGCCGAAGGAATTCGGGACTGGAACTTGCGAGCGGTTTACGGGGCTTTCAACGCGATGAAGAACCGCGATGGGGCCACTGACCATGCCAACGCGGTTTTGACTTGGGTTGCCTACGTCGGAGGGCCTCGCGAAAGCAATCGCCTTCTCGGTGACGTCATTTTGGAGCAGGACGATATCGTTGCTAAACGAGAGTTCCCTGATGGCTGTGTTCCCAGTACATGGTCAATTGACTTGCACTACCCCAAAGAAGAGTTCGCTGATAAGTATCCGGACAATCCTTTCATCAGTAAGGCCGTTCACGATCGACGCGTCGATCGAATGTATGGCTATCCCGTCCCTTATCGATGCTTTTACAGCCGAAATATCGATAACTTGTTCATGGCAGGTCGCAACGTCAGCGTGACTCACCAAGCCTTGGGGACCGTTCGCGTGATGAAGACTTGCGGGATGATGGGTGAAGTGGTTGGCAAGGCCGCGTCGATCTGTGCCGCAAACGATTGCAGTCCGAGGGATGTTTACGAACAACACCTCACCGAGCTGTTGGGAATGCTGGAGCTACCCGGCAAAGCCCGTCGCAGTACACCTTCGGCTCCGATCACGATCGATCCGGGGGCATTGCCGCGTGCCTCGAAGTTTGGCCCACCGACCGGACTGGATCCCGAAACGCTTGACGGCATCATCCTTGATGACCGTGATGCCAAGATGGAAGGAAAATGGAATGCAGGGTCGACCGGTCGTCGCTATGTCGGATACGGATACCAGTACGCCGGAAATGGAAGTCAGGCCAAAGCGACGTACACCTTCACGGCGAAGGAAGATGGGACTTATCAATTCGGATTGCGGAGTGCACCGTTTGATAATCGCTCGACATCAGCACCGGTGGAACTGCGTCACGATGGAGCAGTCGTGGAAAGCTTCGTGAACTATCAGGGCAGCGAAGACGGCGAGTTCGTTTCCGTCGGTTCGCTGCAATTGAAGAAAGGCGACACCGTTGAGGTGGTCCAGCTAACCGATGGCGTGAAGGGGCTGGTGCACCTCGACGCCTTGCAGGTGCTGAAGAAAGATTGA
- the accD gene encoding acetyl-CoA carboxylase, carboxyltransferase subunit beta, with amino-acid sequence MPESTEGTTGPAKKRGVPEGLWLKCPGCGTSVYKKEVEQRLNVCPKCEHHFYVSATDRINQVIDEGTFEPMNEHLRPTDPLEFSDRKRYAERLVGEQKRTGLTDAALTGTGMIRARRVALAVTDSAFIMGSMGSVVGERLARLIEHATKQDLPLIIISASGGGARMHEGILSLMQMAKVSAALAKYDKAGGLFISVLTNPTMGGVAASFASLGDLVFAEPKALIGFAGPRTIKATIGIELPEGFQTSEFLLEHGYIDRIVTRKHLKTEIARAIDYCGK; translated from the coding sequence ATGCCCGAATCGACAGAAGGAACCACAGGGCCAGCCAAGAAACGTGGCGTCCCAGAGGGTTTGTGGCTGAAGTGCCCCGGATGCGGCACCAGCGTCTATAAAAAAGAAGTCGAACAACGACTGAACGTTTGCCCCAAGTGCGAACATCACTTTTACGTTTCGGCGACCGATCGCATTAACCAAGTGATCGACGAAGGCACGTTCGAGCCGATGAACGAACACTTGCGGCCAACCGATCCGCTAGAGTTCTCCGATCGCAAGCGGTACGCCGAGCGTTTGGTCGGCGAACAGAAAAGGACCGGCCTGACCGATGCAGCTCTGACGGGCACCGGTATGATCCGCGCCCGACGCGTTGCATTAGCAGTCACCGACAGTGCGTTCATCATGGGTAGCATGGGCTCCGTCGTCGGCGAGCGGCTAGCCCGATTGATCGAACACGCGACTAAACAAGACCTTCCGCTGATCATCATCAGTGCAAGCGGTGGTGGTGCTCGGATGCACGAAGGCATTCTGTCGTTGATGCAGATGGCCAAGGTCAGCGCCGCGTTGGCAAAATACGACAAAGCTGGTGGATTGTTTATCAGCGTTTTGACTAACCCAACGATGGGTGGCGTCGCTGCCAGTTTCGCCTCCTTGGGTGACCTCGTCTTTGCCGAACCGAAAGCATTGATCGGATTTGCCGGTCCTCGGACGATCAAAGCGACCATCGGAATCGAGCTACCCGAAGGCTTTCAGACCAGCGAATTCCTTTTGGAACATGGGTATATTGACCGCATCGTGACCCGCAAACATTTAAAAACCGAAATCGCACGAGCGATCGACTACTGCGGAAAATAG
- a CDS encoding serine/threonine protein kinase — MGIFDSVKSMLGGSGKSTGGKIDLKERFALERTAVTGTMAKFFAAKDLHNGGKVVGVKVLDPEKVEAFESRFRHLKKPSEGEIAMKMHHRNIVETYEVGVSTTGNPVLIMEYIAGPSMQNIIVKKQEEHVEGRRLALIKSMAEALRYVHAMEFIHRDICPRNFILTPDRDDVKLIDFGLTVPALPPYMAPGNRTGTPLYMSPEIVRRRATDKRVDLFSLGVTYYCLIAFCHPWQGDEVTGRAALHHDTSPPIPLAKACPNVNPSLARSIMQMIEPKVDDRTPTIEHFIQGLGRIKEVYVDGAASPAI; from the coding sequence ATGGGAATTTTTGATTCCGTCAAATCAATGCTCGGCGGCAGCGGCAAGTCCACTGGCGGCAAAATCGACTTGAAGGAACGCTTCGCGCTCGAACGCACCGCGGTGACGGGCACGATGGCAAAATTCTTTGCCGCAAAGGACCTTCACAATGGCGGTAAGGTTGTCGGCGTCAAAGTACTCGACCCGGAAAAGGTCGAAGCTTTCGAATCTCGGTTCAGGCACCTAAAGAAGCCATCCGAGGGTGAAATTGCGATGAAGATGCACCATCGCAATATCGTCGAAACCTACGAAGTCGGCGTCTCCACGACCGGTAACCCTGTGTTGATCATGGAGTACATCGCTGGCCCCAGCATGCAGAACATCATCGTCAAGAAGCAGGAAGAGCACGTCGAAGGACGACGCCTCGCGCTGATCAAGTCGATGGCAGAAGCACTCCGCTATGTTCACGCGATGGAGTTCATTCATCGTGACATCTGCCCACGAAACTTCATCCTGACGCCCGATCGTGACGACGTCAAATTGATCGACTTTGGGCTAACCGTGCCAGCACTGCCGCCCTACATGGCACCAGGAAACCGTACCGGCACGCCTTTGTACATGTCACCGGAAATCGTGCGCCGCCGGGCGACCGACAAACGAGTTGACCTGTTTTCACTCGGGGTCACCTATTACTGCTTGATCGCATTTTGCCATCCCTGGCAGGGTGACGAAGTGACCGGCCGGGCGGCCTTGCATCACGACACCTCGCCTCCGATTCCGCTGGCAAAGGCCTGTCCTAACGTGAACCCCAGCTTGGCTCGTTCGATCATGCAGATGATTGAACCCAAAGTTGATGACCGCACCCCAACCATCGAACACTTCATCCAAGGCCTCGGCCGCATCAAAGAAGTGTATGTTGATGGTGCCGCCAGTCCGGCAATTTGA
- the speA gene encoding biosynthetic arginine decarboxylase produces the protein MKTIAQPTWSLEDAAEEYGIDRWGDGYFSISSRGTVSVTPDRNPNNAIDLETIVDRLCQRGLQLPILIRFNGILRDRLHHLDDCFKKAIEENGYQNRYRCVFPIKVNQQREVVQQIIAEGSKLGFGIEAGSKPELVAAIAMSDINVPLVCNGFKDEEYMRLALSAQKLGRKVFPVIEKATEVELALRIGEEIGVRPTLGMRVKLATRGSGRWQASGGYRSKFGLTVAEILAQLDRLIKEDKADCLQLLHFHVGSQIGNIRQLKSAILEAARIYVDLKRRGAAMGYLDVGGGLGVDYDGSRSDSESSMNYTVQEYANDVVYHIQTVCDEANIEHPQLISESGRAITAQHSVLVMETLGVTRQGNTDLPAWATTNDDSQSPAGPPEEFEQPVHDLWDAYNNLTAVNMREMFHDSQVALDLCMNLFSGGYLPLEQRVAAETMYFALCHRIRELIQDGSECPGELSNLDRMLSDIYFVNFSLFQSMPDSWAIGQQFPIMPIHRLEERPSRHAVLGDITCDSDGKVDSFVCGKGRTKTLMLHPFEGQDKPYRLGVFAVGAYQEILGDLHNLFGDTHAVHVECNNGVAKVRSIVKGDTVSEVLSYVQYEVRELVENIQDAVEESIIANRIDHEQAGEIVELFESALRGYTYLTGGKKSPVRDDAILEGDSVNLATSNGFSSPPDKNGSAEN, from the coding sequence TTGAAGACAATTGCTCAACCGACTTGGTCCCTTGAAGATGCCGCCGAAGAATACGGGATCGACCGATGGGGCGATGGGTACTTTTCGATTTCGTCACGTGGCACGGTCAGCGTGACCCCCGATCGAAATCCCAACAACGCGATTGATCTAGAAACGATTGTCGACCGGCTCTGCCAACGTGGTCTGCAATTGCCGATTTTGATTCGTTTCAACGGAATCCTCCGTGATCGGCTTCATCATCTCGATGACTGTTTCAAAAAAGCGATCGAGGAAAACGGCTATCAGAACCGTTATCGCTGCGTGTTCCCGATCAAAGTCAACCAGCAACGCGAAGTTGTGCAGCAGATCATCGCCGAGGGCTCCAAACTGGGCTTCGGTATCGAAGCGGGCAGTAAGCCTGAACTGGTCGCCGCGATCGCGATGAGCGACATCAACGTGCCGCTGGTCTGCAACGGATTCAAAGACGAAGAATACATGCGGTTGGCGCTCAGCGCTCAAAAACTGGGACGAAAGGTCTTCCCCGTTATCGAAAAGGCCACCGAAGTCGAATTGGCACTACGAATCGGCGAAGAAATCGGCGTCCGCCCGACATTGGGAATGCGAGTCAAACTTGCGACCCGTGGCTCCGGTCGTTGGCAAGCGAGTGGCGGCTACCGAAGTAAATTTGGCCTCACCGTTGCAGAGATCCTGGCTCAACTGGACCGGCTGATCAAAGAGGACAAGGCGGACTGCTTGCAACTGCTGCACTTCCATGTCGGCAGCCAGATTGGCAACATTCGTCAGCTCAAATCGGCAATCCTGGAAGCCGCACGGATTTACGTCGACCTAAAGCGACGCGGTGCCGCGATGGGCTACCTGGACGTCGGCGGCGGTCTGGGGGTCGACTACGACGGCAGCCGCAGCGATTCCGAATCGAGTATGAACTACACGGTTCAGGAATACGCCAACGACGTCGTCTATCACATCCAAACCGTCTGTGACGAAGCCAACATCGAACACCCGCAACTGATCAGCGAAAGCGGTCGTGCGATCACGGCACAACACAGCGTCCTGGTGATGGAAACGCTGGGCGTCACACGTCAAGGCAACACAGACCTGCCTGCATGGGCTACGACTAACGACGATTCGCAATCCCCAGCCGGACCACCGGAAGAGTTCGAACAACCGGTTCACGATTTGTGGGACGCGTACAACAACCTGACTGCCGTCAACATGCGGGAGATGTTCCATGACTCGCAGGTCGCGCTCGACTTGTGCATGAACCTCTTCAGCGGTGGGTACCTGCCACTGGAACAGCGGGTCGCAGCGGAAACGATGTACTTCGCGCTTTGCCATCGCATTCGTGAACTGATTCAAGACGGAAGCGAATGCCCCGGCGAACTGTCCAACCTCGACCGAATGTTGTCCGACATTTATTTCGTCAACTTTTCGCTCTTCCAATCGATGCCTGACTCCTGGGCGATCGGTCAGCAATTTCCAATCATGCCGATCCATCGTTTGGAAGAACGGCCGTCCCGGCATGCCGTCCTTGGTGACATCACTTGCGATAGCGACGGCAAAGTTGACTCGTTCGTATGCGGCAAAGGACGTACTAAAACGCTGATGCTGCATCCCTTCGAAGGCCAAGATAAACCGTATCGTCTTGGTGTCTTTGCGGTCGGAGCCTACCAAGAAATCCTCGGTGACCTTCACAACTTGTTCGGCGATACGCACGCGGTGCATGTCGAATGCAACAATGGCGTTGCCAAGGTTCGATCGATTGTCAAAGGCGACACCGTGAGCGAAGTTTTGAGCTATGTTCAATACGAAGTTCGCGAATTGGTCGAGAACATCCAGGATGCTGTCGAAGAAAGCATCATCGCCAATAGGATTGATCACGAACAAGCTGGCGAAATAGTTGAACTGTTTGAATCAGCATTGCGCGGCTACACCTACCTGACCGGCGGAAAGAAATCGCCAGTCCGTGACGACGCTATCCTGGAAGGCGATTCGGTAAACCTCGCCACATCCAACGGTTTTTCATCGCCGCCGGACAAAAACGGTTCGGCCGAAAACTGA
- a CDS encoding serine/threonine-protein kinase translates to MSKFPVPTASRRALRAGSRLGKYRLEKRIGQGGFADVYSAMDTLLGVKVALKIPSAQWVTDDLVDEFRREVRLSLRLEHPSILPIRDASFIDGYLVVVTPLAERTLDDRLKKRLRFETAFEYTSQLLDAVAFAHHEGVIHCDIKPENIFLFADDTLRLGDFGIAKVAQKTINGSGTGTLGYMAPEQAMGKPSRRSDVFSIGLIVYRMFSGKWPEYPFTWPLPNAATLRRRVHRDVIDIIRKSLNVAPRDRYADAGKMAEAWEKSRLKAFRYINRQRAKT, encoded by the coding sequence ATGAGTAAATTTCCTGTTCCAACCGCTAGCCGACGCGCACTTCGCGCCGGTAGCCGACTCGGTAAATACCGGTTGGAAAAGCGAATCGGCCAAGGCGGGTTCGCTGACGTTTACTCTGCAATGGACACGCTACTGGGTGTAAAGGTTGCTCTGAAGATCCCTAGCGCCCAATGGGTGACTGATGACCTGGTAGATGAGTTTCGCCGCGAAGTCCGCCTGTCACTGCGGCTGGAACACCCATCGATCCTGCCCATTCGCGATGCAAGCTTTATCGATGGCTACCTTGTCGTCGTAACGCCGCTCGCAGAACGCACGCTGGACGACCGCCTCAAGAAACGACTGCGATTCGAAACAGCGTTCGAATACACCTCGCAGCTTCTCGACGCGGTCGCCTTCGCCCATCACGAAGGTGTGATCCACTGTGATATCAAACCGGAAAACATCTTTCTGTTCGCCGATGACACGCTCCGACTTGGTGACTTCGGTATCGCCAAGGTTGCGCAAAAGACGATCAACGGTTCAGGCACCGGTACGCTGGGCTACATGGCACCAGAACAGGCAATGGGAAAACCGTCGCGGCGAAGTGACGTCTTCTCGATCGGATTGATTGTTTACAGGATGTTTTCAGGGAAGTGGCCGGAGTATCCGTTCACCTGGCCGCTGCCAAACGCCGCCACCCTCCGCAGGCGTGTCCATCGCGATGTAATCGATATTATCCGAAAATCTCTCAATGTCGCACCGCGCGATAGGTACGCTGATGCCGGGAAAATGGCCGAGGCTTGGGAGAAATCCCGTCTGAAAGCGTTTCGGTATATCAACCGCCAGCGTGCCAAGACGTAA
- a CDS encoding PP2C family protein-serine/threonine phosphatase — MSTLVENAKFYRESHMDQPDLIDVANGHVVAFSKTCPGKTEPNDDSALMLTLSANRFVMAVADGVGGAPLGYKASAIAMECLAESLTACGDSADLRPAILDAIENANAEILDLGTGSATTLSVVEVSDRVARGYQVGDSMTLVVGGRGAIKWKSNSHSPVGYAIQSGLIDEEDAMYHDERHLVSNLVGSREMHIEIGPAIALSARDTIVVGSDGLFDNLHVSEIVDRCRIGRPVDRMKSLVELATDRMHGDDDRLPGKFDDLTIMLLTP; from the coding sequence ATGTCCACGCTAGTTGAAAATGCGAAGTTCTACCGCGAAAGTCACATGGATCAGCCCGATCTGATCGATGTGGCTAACGGTCATGTCGTTGCTTTTTCAAAAACTTGCCCGGGAAAAACAGAACCCAACGACGACAGTGCGTTGATGCTAACCCTGTCGGCCAATCGTTTCGTCATGGCTGTCGCTGACGGCGTCGGTGGAGCACCTCTCGGCTACAAAGCTTCCGCGATCGCGATGGAATGCCTTGCCGAATCACTGACCGCCTGCGGCGATAGTGCTGACCTTCGTCCGGCCATTCTGGACGCGATCGAAAACGCCAATGCCGAGATACTGGATCTGGGCACCGGATCGGCCACCACTTTATCGGTCGTCGAAGTCTCCGACCGTGTTGCCCGTGGCTATCAGGTCGGCGACTCCATGACGCTGGTCGTTGGTGGACGCGGGGCGATCAAATGGAAATCCAATTCACACTCGCCTGTCGGCTACGCCATCCAATCGGGCCTGATCGACGAAGAGGATGCGATGTACCATGACGAACGCCACTTGGTCTCGAACCTTGTCGGTTCCCGTGAGATGCACATCGAAATCGGTCCCGCGATCGCCCTGTCCGCTCGTGACACGATCGTCGTTGGTAGCGATGGGTTGTTCGATAACCTGCACGTCAGTGAAATCGTTGATCGTTGTCGAATCGGCCGCCCTGTCGATCGCATGAAATCGCTGGTCGAACTGGCAACCGATCGTATGCATGGTGACGATGACCGCCTGCCGGGCAAGTTCGACGATCTCACGATCATGTTGCTGACGCCTTAG
- the rdgB gene encoding RdgB/HAM1 family non-canonical purine NTP pyrophosphatase: MFDLVLGTNNQKKLVELKLMLPPEHYSLHSLAEIPESIDVDETGTTFKENAALKAVEQAKHLGRWVLAEDSGLAVDALGGEPGVYSARYAGTHGDDEANNRKLLAELDGVPEERRTARYHCEICLSDPEGNVKITAGGTCGGRIRTEASGSGGFGYDPLFEIVEYHKTFAELDLTVKRALSHRSRALRMFLPQLRRLVAGM, encoded by the coding sequence ATGTTTGATTTAGTGCTCGGTACCAACAACCAGAAGAAATTGGTGGAGCTGAAATTGATGCTTCCCCCGGAGCACTATTCGTTGCATTCCCTTGCTGAAATCCCCGAATCAATCGACGTTGATGAAACGGGGACGACGTTCAAGGAAAACGCCGCTCTAAAGGCAGTGGAACAAGCAAAGCACTTGGGTCGATGGGTGCTTGCTGAAGACAGCGGTTTGGCTGTTGACGCGTTGGGAGGCGAGCCAGGCGTTTATTCGGCACGCTATGCGGGAACTCATGGTGACGATGAAGCGAATAATCGAAAGCTTCTAGCGGAACTGGACGGTGTGCCTGAGGAAAGACGGACGGCACGGTACCACTGTGAGATCTGTCTTTCGGACCCCGAAGGAAATGTGAAGATCACCGCCGGAGGAACCTGTGGCGGACGGATCAGGACCGAAGCCTCGGGATCAGGTGGCTTTGGTTACGACCCGCTATTTGAGATTGTCGAGTACCACAAGACATTCGCCGAGCTTGACTTGACCGTCAAGCGAGCGCTAAGCCATCGCAGTCGTGCGTTGCGAATGTTTCTGCCACAGCTTCGTCGTCTGGTCGCCGGGATGTGA
- a CDS encoding NADP-dependent methylenetetrahydromethanopterin/methylenetetrahydrofolate dehydrogenase, translated as MTKRILFQFDSDPHFSSFDSVVAIDSDIDHLVPVANVQATSIEPLVHGTMFTRGPDELKNTAIFIGGSDVSVAETLLRCVTDTFFGPVRVSVMMDANGCNTTAAAAVVCASRHIELKSAQAVVLGGTGPVGQRVARLLAGDGANVTVTSRSLDRAASVCQQIAKQLEDDNIDAPGNLVPASVATPEQTSRVIRDAEIVIACGAAGVQLASKADLAAADKLRVAIDLNAVPPAGLEGIEAFDKAKSIEGGDAVAYGAIGVGGLKMKTHKAAIRSLFESNDRVLNATEIYALAKNVDAS; from the coding sequence ATGACCAAACGCATCCTGTTTCAGTTCGATAGCGATCCGCATTTCAGTTCATTCGATTCGGTCGTGGCAATCGATTCAGATATTGATCATCTTGTGCCCGTGGCGAACGTTCAGGCGACCAGTATCGAACCTTTGGTCCATGGGACAATGTTCACTCGCGGACCCGACGAGCTGAAGAACACGGCTATCTTCATCGGCGGATCAGATGTTTCCGTTGCCGAAACGCTTTTGCGCTGCGTGACAGATACGTTCTTTGGGCCTGTGCGGGTTTCTGTGATGATGGACGCGAACGGATGCAACACAACTGCTGCAGCGGCGGTCGTTTGTGCAAGTCGTCATATCGAACTGAAGTCAGCCCAGGCGGTCGTTCTTGGAGGCACAGGGCCTGTTGGACAGCGGGTTGCAAGGCTGTTGGCCGGTGACGGGGCAAATGTCACCGTCACGAGCCGTTCGCTGGATCGCGCCGCATCGGTCTGCCAGCAGATCGCGAAACAGCTCGAAGACGACAACATCGATGCACCGGGAAACTTGGTTCCCGCTTCAGTGGCGACGCCGGAGCAGACCAGTCGCGTGATTCGAGATGCAGAAATCGTGATTGCCTGCGGAGCGGCCGGCGTGCAGTTGGCTTCCAAGGCCGATCTTGCCGCGGCGGACAAGCTGCGGGTCGCGATCGATTTGAATGCCGTCCCACCGGCTGGCTTGGAAGGCATCGAGGCGTTCGACAAGGCAAAGTCCATCGAAGGTGGCGACGCGGTGGCTTATGGTGCGATCGGCGTGGGCGGGTTGAAAATGAAAACACACAAAGCCGCCATCCGATCACTGTTCGAATCCAATGATCGGGTTCTCAATGCGACGGAGATCTACGCGCTGGCAAAGAACGTTGACGCGTCATAG